In Polypterus senegalus isolate Bchr_013 chromosome 12, ASM1683550v1, whole genome shotgun sequence, the following are encoded in one genomic region:
- the limk2 gene encoding LIM domain kinase 2 isoform X2: MCSECCDHLINWYYEKDGKLYCRKHYWEKFGESCHGCSLLMTGPAMVAGEYKYHPECFVCLNCRVIIEDGDTYALVERSKLYCGNCYAQIFLTPVFEKHSPDYLHDSLPHTVTLISVPAATNGKRGFSVKIIRDCSGPTSSVLVKEVRGMHISPEVRNAIHAGDRILEINGAPVRTLLEEEVEDLIQKTDQTLQLLIEHDPVRQRLERLRLQSTTSCLVVPPPPCLRISTSSHVISALENRDAVGEGTLKRRSLRRSNSICKSPGPSSPKEHPSFSRDISRSESLRSSTSCSHQIFRPCDLIHGEVLGKGFFGQAVKVTHRATGQVMVMKELIRCDEETQKTFLKEVKVMRGLENPNVLKFIGVLYKDKKLNLITEYIEGGTLKDYIRDVDPFPWKQRVSFAKGIALGMAYLHSMSIIHRDLNSHNCLVKLDNTVVVADFGLSRLIVEEKKRSPTLEKPSSKKRTFRRIDRKKRYTVVGNPYWMAPEMLNGKSYDEKVDVFSFGIVLCEIIGRVYADPECLPRTLDFGLNVKMFMQKFLPQDCPPAFFPLAVACCSLIPEDRPAFEKLEDCFEALALHLELRIPLPMEMEELHQGLHRVHGSTNASMPEEPASS, encoded by the exons AT GTGTTCAGAATGTTGTGATCATTTGATTAACTGGTATTATGAGAAAGATGGCAAGCTGTACTGTCGTAAACACTACTGGGAAAAGTTTGGCGAATCCTGCCACGGGTGCTCCCTGCTTATGACTGGCCCTGCAATG GTGGCAGGGGAATACAAGTACCATCCAGAATGCTTTGTATGCTTGAACTGCAGGGTGATAATTGAAGATGGAGATACATATGCTCTGGTTGAACGCTCAAAACTGTActg TGGTAACTGTTACGCCCAGATCTTCCTGACCCCTGTGTTTGAGAAGCACTCTCCAGATTACCTCCACGATTCCTTACCTCACACAGTCACACTCATTTCTGTGCCAGCTGCCACCAACGGAAAGAGAGGCTTTTCTGTGAAAATAATTCGTGACTGTTCTGGACCAACCAGCAGTGTTCTAGTGAAAGA agTTAGAGGAATGCATATCAGTCCTGAGGTGCGTAATGCAATTCATGCTGGAGATCGGATCTTGGAGATCAATGGAGCCCCAGTTCGCACTTTACTGGAAGAGGAG gtGGAGGACCTGATTCAAAAGACTGACCAGACTCTGCAGTTGCTTATAGAACACGACCCTGTCCGACAGAGACTCGAACGACTGCGCCTCCAGTCCACTACATCCTGCCTGGTTGTACCACCTCCTCCATGTTTGCGGATTTCCACCTCATCTCATGTGATCTCCGCACTGGAAAATAGAGACGCAGTGGGAGAGGGGACACTAAAGCGTCGATCTCTCAG ACGCAGTAACAGTATTTGCAAGTCTCCTGGCCCATCCTCACCAAAAGAACATCCGTCCTTCTCTCGTGACATTAGCCGTTCGGAATCGCTTCGCTCCTCCACCAGCTGCTCTCATCAGATCTTTCGTCCCTGTGACCTCATTCATGGAGAGGTTTTGGGAAAGGGCTTTTTTGGCCAGGCTGTGAAG GTCACACACCGGGCCACTGGACAGGTGATGGTTATGAAGGAGTTAATTCGATGTGACGAGGAAACTCAGAAGACCTTTTTAAAGGAG GTGAAAGTGATGCGGGGACTGGAAAACCCCAATGTCTTGAAGTTTATTGGAGTGCTCTACAAAGATAAAAAACTGAATCTCATTACAGAGTATATAGAAGGTGGGACACTGAAGGATTATATCAGAGATGTG GATCCTTTTCCCTGGAAGCAGAGAGTTAGCTTTGCTAAAGGCATTGCTTTGGGAATG gcATATCTGCACTCAATGAGCATCATCCATCGGGATCTGAACTCTCACAACTGTCTGGTAAAACTG gataATACTGTGGTGGTTGCCGATTTTGGTCTTTCACGTTTAATTgttgaagaaaagaagaggagTCCCACTCTGGAAAAGCCGTCTTCAAAGAAAAGAACGTTCCGCAGGATTGACCGGAAAAAGCGCTACACTGTTGTGGGCAACCCTTACTGGATGGCACCAGAGATGTTAAATG gaAAAAGCTATGATGAGAAGGTGGATGTGTTCTCCTTTGGTATTGTACTCTGCGAG ATCATTGGGCGGGTCTACGCCGACCCTGAATGTTTACCCAGAACCTTGGATTTTGGGctaaatgtgaaaatgtttatgCAGAAGTTTCTTCCTCAAGACTGTCCTCCAGCCTTTTTCCCTCTGGCTGTTGCCTGTTGCAGTCTTATTCCTGAAGACCG GCCTGCCTTTGAGAAGCTGGAGGACTGTTTTGAGGCACTCGCTCTCCACTTGGAGCTGCGTATCCCTTTGCCGATGGAGATGGAAGAGCTGCATCAAGGTTTGCACAGAGTACACGGCTCCACCAATGCTAGCATGCCAGAGGAACCAGCATCGTCATGA
- the limk2 gene encoding LIM domain kinase 2 isoform X1, giving the protein MEERQGAEGCYCIRCGGKIGDALFVKVLNEVWHTSCFQCSECCDHLINWYYEKDGKLYCRKHYWEKFGESCHGCSLLMTGPAMVAGEYKYHPECFVCLNCRVIIEDGDTYALVERSKLYCGNCYAQIFLTPVFEKHSPDYLHDSLPHTVTLISVPAATNGKRGFSVKIIRDCSGPTSSVLVKEVRGMHISPEVRNAIHAGDRILEINGAPVRTLLEEEVEDLIQKTDQTLQLLIEHDPVRQRLERLRLQSTTSCLVVPPPPCLRISTSSHVISALENRDAVGEGTLKRRSLRRSNSICKSPGPSSPKEHPSFSRDISRSESLRSSTSCSHQIFRPCDLIHGEVLGKGFFGQAVKVTHRATGQVMVMKELIRCDEETQKTFLKEVKVMRGLENPNVLKFIGVLYKDKKLNLITEYIEGGTLKDYIRDVDPFPWKQRVSFAKGIALGMAYLHSMSIIHRDLNSHNCLVKLDNTVVVADFGLSRLIVEEKKRSPTLEKPSSKKRTFRRIDRKKRYTVVGNPYWMAPEMLNGKSYDEKVDVFSFGIVLCEIIGRVYADPECLPRTLDFGLNVKMFMQKFLPQDCPPAFFPLAVACCSLIPEDRPAFEKLEDCFEALALHLELRIPLPMEMEELHQGLHRVHGSTNASMPEEPASS; this is encoded by the exons GTGTTCAGAATGTTGTGATCATTTGATTAACTGGTATTATGAGAAAGATGGCAAGCTGTACTGTCGTAAACACTACTGGGAAAAGTTTGGCGAATCCTGCCACGGGTGCTCCCTGCTTATGACTGGCCCTGCAATG GTGGCAGGGGAATACAAGTACCATCCAGAATGCTTTGTATGCTTGAACTGCAGGGTGATAATTGAAGATGGAGATACATATGCTCTGGTTGAACGCTCAAAACTGTActg TGGTAACTGTTACGCCCAGATCTTCCTGACCCCTGTGTTTGAGAAGCACTCTCCAGATTACCTCCACGATTCCTTACCTCACACAGTCACACTCATTTCTGTGCCAGCTGCCACCAACGGAAAGAGAGGCTTTTCTGTGAAAATAATTCGTGACTGTTCTGGACCAACCAGCAGTGTTCTAGTGAAAGA agTTAGAGGAATGCATATCAGTCCTGAGGTGCGTAATGCAATTCATGCTGGAGATCGGATCTTGGAGATCAATGGAGCCCCAGTTCGCACTTTACTGGAAGAGGAG gtGGAGGACCTGATTCAAAAGACTGACCAGACTCTGCAGTTGCTTATAGAACACGACCCTGTCCGACAGAGACTCGAACGACTGCGCCTCCAGTCCACTACATCCTGCCTGGTTGTACCACCTCCTCCATGTTTGCGGATTTCCACCTCATCTCATGTGATCTCCGCACTGGAAAATAGAGACGCAGTGGGAGAGGGGACACTAAAGCGTCGATCTCTCAG ACGCAGTAACAGTATTTGCAAGTCTCCTGGCCCATCCTCACCAAAAGAACATCCGTCCTTCTCTCGTGACATTAGCCGTTCGGAATCGCTTCGCTCCTCCACCAGCTGCTCTCATCAGATCTTTCGTCCCTGTGACCTCATTCATGGAGAGGTTTTGGGAAAGGGCTTTTTTGGCCAGGCTGTGAAG GTCACACACCGGGCCACTGGACAGGTGATGGTTATGAAGGAGTTAATTCGATGTGACGAGGAAACTCAGAAGACCTTTTTAAAGGAG GTGAAAGTGATGCGGGGACTGGAAAACCCCAATGTCTTGAAGTTTATTGGAGTGCTCTACAAAGATAAAAAACTGAATCTCATTACAGAGTATATAGAAGGTGGGACACTGAAGGATTATATCAGAGATGTG GATCCTTTTCCCTGGAAGCAGAGAGTTAGCTTTGCTAAAGGCATTGCTTTGGGAATG gcATATCTGCACTCAATGAGCATCATCCATCGGGATCTGAACTCTCACAACTGTCTGGTAAAACTG gataATACTGTGGTGGTTGCCGATTTTGGTCTTTCACGTTTAATTgttgaagaaaagaagaggagTCCCACTCTGGAAAAGCCGTCTTCAAAGAAAAGAACGTTCCGCAGGATTGACCGGAAAAAGCGCTACACTGTTGTGGGCAACCCTTACTGGATGGCACCAGAGATGTTAAATG gaAAAAGCTATGATGAGAAGGTGGATGTGTTCTCCTTTGGTATTGTACTCTGCGAG ATCATTGGGCGGGTCTACGCCGACCCTGAATGTTTACCCAGAACCTTGGATTTTGGGctaaatgtgaaaatgtttatgCAGAAGTTTCTTCCTCAAGACTGTCCTCCAGCCTTTTTCCCTCTGGCTGTTGCCTGTTGCAGTCTTATTCCTGAAGACCG GCCTGCCTTTGAGAAGCTGGAGGACTGTTTTGAGGCACTCGCTCTCCACTTGGAGCTGCGTATCCCTTTGCCGATGGAGATGGAAGAGCTGCATCAAGGTTTGCACAGAGTACACGGCTCCACCAATGCTAGCATGCCAGAGGAACCAGCATCGTCATGA